One Eurosta solidaginis isolate ZX-2024a chromosome 5, ASM4086904v1, whole genome shotgun sequence DNA segment encodes these proteins:
- the Hexo1 gene encoding chitooligosaccharidolytic beta-N-acetylglucosaminidase gives MTPFTLILVLLGLGASQTFAGSDDLIYGYECQQSKCVKVELNAENFKRAISQSVCRIFCSGSVPGTVWPRPSGVVNFESYMQTVDPEYIKFALPTLSKQTHLWSAIQERFLQQLYSNVPNRNVLRKGGGQLMITVELKSVVDNVVPRLTFDTDESYSLQIISANSSSVAATINASSYFGARHGIETLSQLLIYDDIRRELQILARVLIEDAPAFKWRGLLLDTSRNFFTVKSIKRTLDAMAMVKLNTFHWHITDSHSFPFELKSQPDMYKLGAYSQRKVYSHEDIAEIVEHGRVRGIRVMPEFDAPAHVGEGWQHKDMVACFNAQPWSDFCVEPPCGQLDPTVPALYPILEDIYREMFDLFDPDVFHMGGDEVSVACWNSSARIQNWLVEKGWSLNESSFMRLWGHFQNEALNRVDAIAQSQRIPITLWTSKLTDEPYLGEYLNKERYIIQIWTTGSDSKIKDILKRGYRIIISNYDALYFDCGGPGWVQAGNNWCSPYIGWQKVYDNNLNNIAGEYISQVMGAEAAIWSEQIDEFTLDYRFWPRASALAERLWSNTNESWQAAEARMLYHRQRLTENGIGAESLQPEWCLQNEGECHAMKNF, from the exons ATGACGCCGTTCACATTAATATTGGTGTTACTTGGGCTAGGAGCAAGCCAAACCTTCGCTGGAAGCGATGA cCTAATTTACGGTTACGAATGTCAACAGAGCAAATGTGTTAAGGTTGAGTTGAATGCGGAGAACTTTAAAAGGGCTATTAGCCAATCGGTTTGTCGCATCTTTTGTAGCGGCAGTGTTCCCGGCACAGTATGGCCTCGCCCAAGTGGTGTTGTGAATTTCGAGAGCTATATGCAAACAGTCGATCCGGAATACATTAAATTTGCACTACCCACTTTAAGCAAACAAACACATCTTTGGTCCGCTATACAGGAGCGGTTTTTACAACAGCTTTACTCAAACGTACCGAATAGGAACGTACTGCGTAAAGGTGGTGGTCAACTAATGATTACAGTGGAATTAAAGTCAGTGGTGGACAATGTAGTGCCTAGGCTTACTTTTGACACCGATGAAAGCTATAGTCTGCAAATTATCTCTGCTAACAGTAGTTCAGTAGCTGCGACGATTAACGCCAGCAGCTATTTTGGTGCACGCCATGGAATAGAGACGTTATCACAGTTGTTGATTTACGATGATATTAGACGGGAATTGCAGATTTTGGCACGCGTTTTGATAGAAGATGCACCGGCATTCAAGTGGCGCGGCTTACTTTTGGATACATCACGCAATTTCTTTACTGTGAAATCCATTAAGCGAACACTTG ATGCTATGGCCATGGTTAAGTTGAATACATTCCATTGGCATATAACAGATTCGCACAGTTTTCCATTTGAACTGAAATCTCAGCCTGATATGTATAAATTGGGGGCATATTCACAACGCAAGGTTTATAGTCATGAGGATATTGCAGAGATTGTGGAACATGGGCGTGTACGCGGCATACGTGTTATGCCGGAGTTTGATGCACCTGCCCATGTTGGTGAAGGATGGCAACACAAGGATATGGTAGCTTGTTTCAATGCACAACCATGGTCAGATTTTTGTGTAGAGCCACCTTGCGGTCAACTAGATCCCACTGTCCCCGCACTGTATCCTATATTGGAAGATATTTATCGCGAAATGTTTGATCTTTTCGATCCCGATGTTTTTCATATGGGTGGCGATGAAGTTTCTGTTGCATGCTGGAATAGTAGTGCACGCATACAAAACTGGTTGGTCGAAAAGGGTTGGAGTTTAAATGAATCTAGTTTTATGCGTCTTTGGGGTCATTTTCAAAATGAAGCTTTAAATCGTGTTGATGCAATTGCTCAATCCCAACGAATTCCGATTACACTTTGGACCAGTAAACTCACGGATGAGCCTTACCTTGGTGAATATTTAAATAAAGAACGTTATATCATACAAATATGGACAACTGGCAGCGATTCAAAGATAAAAGATATTTTGAAACGTGGTTATCGCATTATCATATCAAATTACGATGCTCTCTACTTTGATTGTGGAGGCCCAGGCTGGGTTCAAGCTGGCAATAATTGGTGTTCACCTTATATTGGTTGGCAAAAGGTTTATGACAATAACTTAAATAACATTGCCGGTGAATATATTTCTCAAGTAATGGGTGCAGAGGCAGCTATTTGGTCAGAACAAATTGATGAGTTCACATTGGATTATCGGTTTTGGCCACGCGCTAGTGCTTTGGCAGAGCGTTTGTGGTCGAATACAAACGAATCGTGGCAAGCAGCAGAGGCTCGTATGTTATACCACCGACAACGGCTGACTGAAAATGGTATCGGCGCTGAATCCCTGCAACCAGAATGGTGCTTACAGAACGAGGGTGAATGTCACGCTATGAAGAATTTTTAG
- the LOC137253499 gene encoding transmembrane protein 50A produces MSILENIREFFTSESSRNKNASLVAGFLFFAGWWVLIDAMSVDNLHEITTGHVFIGVFGTVAAAMVNVVKNSHISEENTSASGAHLAKIWLLIGFVMGFASIIAAAWVMIDVFLNNNNKSSWFGVAILMQNLLILLGSLVFKFGRNEEDWNE; encoded by the exons ATGTCGATATTGGAAAACATACGCGAGTTTTTCACTTCGGAGTCCTCACGTAATAAAAACGCATCATTAGTTGCTGGGTTCCTG TTTTTTGCAGGTTGGTGGGTCTTGATTGATGCTATGTCCGTCGATAATTTGCATGAGATAACCACGGGACATGTTTTCATAGGAGTGTTTGGCACTGTTGCCGCTGCTATGGTAAACGTTGTAAAGAATTCTCAC ATTTCCGAAGAGAATACTTCTGCATCAGGTGCACATCTGGCAAAAATCTGGCTCCTCATAGGCTTTGTAATGGGATTTGCTTCGATAATTGCAGCAGCTTGGGTGATGATAGATGTCTTTCTCAACAATA ACAACAAAAGTAGCTGGTTCGGTGTGGCAATTCTCATGCAGAATCTTTTGATTCTCCTTGGGAGCCTAGTTTTCAAATTTGGTCGAAATGAAGAGGACTGGAATGAGTAA
- the LOC137253500 gene encoding coiled-coil domain-containing protein 6 — MESPCESESSLDGGTMLPPSPVSREQLQKRIESLTQQNKVLKAELDTFKIKCKVVQEENRTLKQASVIIQAKAEQEEEYISNTLLKKIQALKKEKETLAHHYEREEECLTNDLSRKLDQLRQEKCKLEQTLEQEQECLVNKLMRKIEKLQAETDNKQTNLEQLRREMVELENTLEQEQEALVNKLWKRMDKLETEKRLLQIKLDQPVSDPTTPRDITNANGDTASNLSAHIQTLRSEVLRLRANLAAAQKEATKKLQQFAQEEKTIREENARLQRKLKLEVERREALCRHLSESESSLEMDEERFYNENLLNTTGGLGNAAVVNTRQRTISSPVSHSPSNSRPLSPGTAQHNRCYACGQIVNRRASERFIKPALPTPMLGLNTSAPNVLSGAGGIVSNTTLPFGGTSSGPSVFLQNINAERLSMAGSASGGTSLFSGNNGSNAMGLGMGNTTMNNSSIAVQQASTPMNIITHNSSTNNSSSSISAFTPTNTNSTTSFAQPASPMDTSVYKD, encoded by the exons ATGGAAAGCCCCTGTGAATCTGAAAGCTCCTTAGATGGTGGCACTATGCTTCCACCCAGTCCAGTGTCTCGCGAGCAGTTGCAAAAACGCATCGAATCGTTGACACAACAAAACAa AGTACTCAAGGCTGAACTAGATACCTTTAAGATTAAATGCAAAGTGGTGCAGGAAGAAAATCGGACGTTAAAACAAGCGTCGGTTATAATT CAAGCAAAAGCGGAACAAGAGGAGGAGTACATATCGAATACACTTTTGAAGAAAATTCAGGCCTTAAAAAAAGAGAAGGAGACCTTAGCGCACCATTATGAGCGTGAAGAGGAGTGTTTAACAAATGACTTGTCACGTAAACTAGATCAG CTAAGACAAGAAAAATGCAAACTCGAGCAAACACTTGAGCAGGAACAGGAATGTCTTGTCAATAAACTCATGCGCaaaattgaaaaactacaagccGAAACTGATAACAAACAAACTAACTTAGAGCAGTTGCGTAGAGAAATGGTTGAGTTAGAAAATACTTTGGAACAAGAACAAGAAGCTTTAGTTAACAAGCTATGGAAGCGTATGGATAAATTAGAAACTGAAAAGCGTTTATTGCAAATTAAATTGGACCAACCCGTTTCCGATCCAACAACTCCACGTGATATAACCAACGCTAATGGTGACACTGCCTCTAATTTAAGCGCTCATATACAAACACTTCGTTCTGAGGTGCTACGGTTGCGTGCTAATTTAGCAGCTGCACAAAAAGAAGCTACTAAAAAATTACAGCAATTTGCACAAGAAGAAAAAACTATACGCGAAGAAAATGCACGTTTGCAGCGCAAACTAAAACTAGAAGTAGAAAGACGTGAAGCACTCTGTCGTCATTTGTCCGAATCGGAATCATCGCTTGAAATGGACGAGGAAAGATTTTATAATGAAAATTTATTAAACACAACGGGCGGCTTGGGTAACGCTGCAGTGGTAAATACACGCCAACGTACTATTAGTAGTCCCGTATCACATAGCCCATCTAATAGTCGTCCACTTAGCCCTGGGACAGCACAACACAATCGCTGTTATGCTTGTGGACAGATCGTG aatcgTCGTGCCAGTGAGCGTTTTATTAAACCAGCATTACCAACTCCTATGTTAGGACTCAATACTTCAGCTCCAAATGTTCTTAGTGGTGCTGGGGGTATTGTTTCAAACACTACGTTACCTTTCGGAGGAACCAGTAGCGGACCAAGTGtatttttgcaaaatataaaTGCCGAACGTTTAAGTATGGCTGGTAGTGCCAGCGGGGGTACGTCCTTATTTTCCGGTAATAATGGCAGCAACGCTATGGGTTTAGGTATGGGTAATACTACGATGAATAACAGCTCGATTGCGGTTCAGCAGGCTTCCACTCCAATGAATATAATTACCCATAATTCGTCCACTAACAACAGCAGTTCATCGATATCGGCATTTACACCCACAAATACAAATTCAACAACTTCATTTGCACAACCAGCCAGTCCTATGGATACTTCCGTTTACAAGGACTAG